The genome window CTTACTACTAGTCACAAGGTCTCATAATTCGATGGTCACCAAATTCGGTGTTCAATGGCTTTGACTCGAGAGAGATCGATCAATCCTGACCTCATGGACAGACGCAATTTTACTGCATGCACAAGATGCTTCCAGTTAGAGAAGTGCAGAGCTACCTTGtgtgaaaacataaaaacagactttaaagttttttcacagcagGAAATGTTATGAAAAGTATCTTATATGAGCTTGCACTCGTTTGGTGCCGTGATGCGAGATCCAAGGGGAGTGGCCCTTGTagaagaaaaaaagattaaTAATACTGATGTTTGCTGCATTGTAAAACTTTGACTTGACCCACAGACCATCTATGAACAAATTATATTTGTAGATTTTCAATAGAAAAAGAGGCATTTTTTGGCAAAAGCTAAAGGAACTGAGAAAGTAAAAATTGCAACATCAGAAAGGTTTTAatccaaaagaaaatattagtACAGGTGTGAAGAGAGTTCCTGATAAGTTGGACATTTGAATGATAAATAAAGATTTTCCTATTTAAAGAAAGCTTTCTGTTTACTTCAGTTAAACCTGCATGACTATCTGATTCTTACTGCAGATAACCTGTTTAACCGCTGTTCTTTCCTTTTCCGTCTCTTTTGTAATGAAGTTGTGAAAGACTTTAAATAATATCAATATCCTGTATATATTCATCCAAATGTGAGGATGAAGGAATTGGTCCTTGGTAAGAGTAGAGGCCTTTGCTATGTTTCAATTGAAACGGTCCTCACAACAGAAGGGGCCACCGCTTACACTCGAAAAAGATCATTTTCACCTGCCATCACCCCACACCAGGGGAAATGTTAAGGGGATTTGATGGAAAGTGTCGtcacaattataaaaaaaaactaagaaaCGTGCGTTTCAAGATAGGGATAAGAGAATTCctgtaaaattatttaaaattgaaATATATGCCACCATGCAATTAAATGCCACGTTATGAGATTGCTGGATAAAGGAAATCTTCCCTTTTTTTGCAGCAATATTCTAAATGTCATAATCGGGGTAAGTGGGAGAATATgctatttgtattatttaggAATGAATATTTTCTCCACCTAGCTAATAaacttttgacaacatttttgaTCTTCACATCTTAAATTTTCTTTTAACAAAATCATGCTCAAAATATTtgctcatttttattcctaaCAAATCAtccataaacaataaaacagtacCATGACAAACCcgtttatatttaatgtatagTTAAGTTGAGGCTGAGACTGAGACTagtgttggcaatcggcgtgtacatgcataatgtaaacaacacaaacttatagtgaatcaaccaataatgtattgtgtgcttgtgctgTGGTTCCACCCCCCCCCCCTGCAGGCTCTcctctttttccggaaataatcgtaatAAATTTGATCTAACTACTGTGTGTACCTCatctttaagtctccccaaccagAAATTGAAGAGGGATCTTCCTGTTAAATAGAGCCCATGGCCTTTTTTTTTCTAACTACACAACAATAGATAAAGTATCCcttaaagaacaaaatgttcatGGTTTGTATTGCTTTCTATTATCCCCTAAATCTactcatttacaaaaaaaatcttctttgaTTCACAAGTTCGATATGTCTCACTCTATCTGCattttttcagttgaaattCTGTAAACACATCAAATTATGCTGTACAGTGCTACACATCCTCATTGATGTGAGAAATGACTGCGTGAAACTGCTATTGGAATTGCAAAACCACTCAATTCAGATGTACTCGGTCTTCGTAGAACTGATCTTGACACTTTTTTAAACAGAGTTGAGCAGCTGTAACTCTGTCATGTACTTTCTTCAAGGGTGGTTCCCatacaaggcttaagactagtcttagactaaaataaattatatacagtagctgtcttaactgaaatcagcttgcactgacatacTTCATACATTATCTTTTTTTTAGGTATTTGATAGGTAAACTTAAAAGATTTGCTATAAAGTACTGGGAATCTGTGAAGATCATGGCCTGCAACTTTACAACCAATTATTCCTAAAACAATGGCAGAGCCTATTTCTTATcaagaaatgcattttaatacatacattaatacatttaatgttGTATGACACTTGTTGTTGTGGCAAAGTAAGAAATAAAAGTTTATATGATTTGCATGTCTTGCTTTCtgtttttgaaatgtaaaacattAAGGGGTAAAACCACTGATCtaaataaatgactggattgctactgacgtcattacactgaagctaccgcgccgccatgttggtatgcccaaacgTTCTATTAAATTAATAGCGAGTTATCActtattaatgataaaacagtaactTACCAGTCCCTGTTTTTACATCTAAAGTCTAATAGTACATTTTTACAACGCAAATGTCTTAAGCATGTAaatggttaattatttaaagtcagGGATTTTCCTGTCTTATTAGATATAGAGTGACTTGcgttcattttcattacagtagcGTATATCAGATCAGCAGACTCACGAGACACCTTAACATGtgacaaatgtgcttattctgaaatTTAAATATGGATAAATACAGGCTGCATATGTTTTTTaagtcatgaagctttatttctaaacatttacacatttgccATTACAACAGTGTGCAATACACATTCTACACACGTCGCTATtctgcccaaaataaaaataaacattggaaaaacatcagaagtaacaaCTAACTTAAACACACGTGAACTAAAAACGTATTGCGTGCCTAATAAGCTGAAAAACGGGCTATTTCAGATCGTCATATTGACTAAGTCAATGATGCTCTCTGTCAGTTGGACATACCAAGATGGCAGCGCGAACGCTTCCAGTTGCTTCACCTCCTGCTGTTGGTTTAGCGTTATAGGCACAATCCAGTcttttatatagatcagtggaaACAAAGCTGTGGAAAGAAATTGGAGCTATCTATGCCTGGACTTCCACATTGGACACATGTGTTTCCCACTCTCGGGCCACACCTGTAAAGTGGCACATAATCAGCAATTTTCATTAGTTCATTTTGTagataatttttgtttttgtcttcatCATATATATGAGTATAAACAAAAGCTTTAATCCCTGTGAATTCTTTCAATTTCTCAAGACCTGAtagaatattttcattttgaagacaGCCATCAATGCAGGGAGAGAGTAAGGTGTAGAAAATCACACAACCGGCCTCTCTTTTTTTCAACAAGGATTCCAAGGCTGATATTCCTCCATTATCGGCCATCAGCAGAAACTCTGAATGTCCATCTTTAGTAGTACCTGCTGCAATAAGCTCTTTACCGTTATAGATGTTATTGTTATTCTTCCCTATCACAGGTTTCACGTCTTCCCCTTTGTCATCTTTGAGAAAGGATGACTCGTCATAACCATCCTTACATTGTTCCTTTGGGACATTGATGGCTACTGCAAACTGCTCACCTTTTTCATAACTGAAAAAACAATTATGTAAGTAAATAGAAATCACAAATCAGAAATGTATGACAGAACTGTCTTTAAGAGTGGAAATATGTGTACGTTATATTTGTtcatattaaagtgatacttcacccaaaaatttaaattctgtcatcatttaaaagtTGTTCAatttttattctgatgaacacagagaaagatatttggtagaatgcttataaccagacagattttgccccccattgactcccatagtaggaaacattactttatatttttgtgttctgttcaacacaaaagacattttgaagaatgtaggacagcaaacagttctggggcacttttgactaccattgtattttttcctactatgggagtcaatggggggcaaaacctgtctggttatgagcattcttccaaatatctttctctgtgttcatcagagcaaataaatttattcagatttggaacaacttgaaggggagtaaatgatgacagaattttaatttttgggtgaagtatccctttaagttgatGCAAACATTGAAAAGCAGTTTTGACATTAATTTTTGACATTAatttaacatcatttttatAGGTTACAGCAACTCATCACTCGCCAAGATTTTAAATTGTAAGTTTAAATTCATTATACTTTTTTATAGTGAACGCTGAGAAGTGGTATAAAAATCTATACAGTGGTggagctagagttttatatatggggtgACCAGGGGGTGGCTACTTCAGGGGGTCCACAGACCATgatagaaaatgtgtgtgtaactCTGACCTGGCAtcgaattataaataaataaatcctagGTTTGCTTATTAGAGGTACAAGTGTTAATTTACTACACAGAGTTTGTCACAAATGTGACATATgtatacaaaacaattgcacagCGTAATGAGATTAATGTAATtctaaatatgaaataaattataaaatataaataatgaaaatgttgaaaacatagtTTAACCCTGAttacttgtttaatttaaacagaaacaaagcagcaccagaggtgtctttaaactgatgtggatcagagcagcatgATAAAACATATACTcattccataggactgcaagattaaaactaattcattgatgctgattattgcccttgTCGTTGAAATCTTAATTACTTTCAGATATCAGAATACATTAACACTTTTTACACGCTACAAAACAAGCTGAGAAgcgtttatgaattattttattgctgAATCAAATTTTAGGGTGACCTTGGATCCATccccctctggctccgccactgtaTGTATACTTGCCTGTAGTGAATATAGTTTT of Triplophysa rosa linkage group LG14, Trosa_1v2, whole genome shotgun sequence contains these proteins:
- the LOC130564862 gene encoding uncharacterized protein LOC130564862 → MGCTVLLLPLVISLLPGCLPDDTVDITTLSKIQNYIHYSYEKGEQFAVAINVPKEQCKDGYDESSFLKDDKGEDVKPVIGKNNNNIYNGKELIAAGTTKDGHSEFLLMADNGGISALESLLKKREAGCVIFYTLLSPCIDGCLQNENILSGLEKLKEFTGIKAFVYTHIYDEDKNKNYLQNELMKIADYVPLYRCGPRVGNTCVQCGSPGIDSSNFFPQLCFH